One Capsicum annuum cultivar UCD-10X-F1 chromosome 2, UCD10Xv1.1, whole genome shotgun sequence genomic window carries:
- the LOC124895878 gene encoding auxin-responsive protein SAUR50-like: protein MALKKASQTAALKQILKKCSSFGKNENGLPSDVPKGHFVVYVGENRSRYIIPISWLTHPEFQTLLQRAEEEFGFNHDMGITIPCDEDDFCSLILMFR, encoded by the coding sequence atggcTCTAAAGAAAGCAAGTCAAACAGCAGCACTCAAACAAATCCTCAAAAAGTGTTCTAGCTTTGGGAAAAATGAGAATGGCCTGCCAAGTGATGTCCCAAAAGGACATTTTGTTGTATATGTGGGAGAAAATAGGAGCAGATACATAATTCCAATTTCTTGGCTAACACATCCTGAATTTCAAACTTTGCTTCAAAGGGCTGAAGAAGAATTTGGATTTAACCATGATATGGGAATTACTATTCCTTGTGATGAAGATGATTTCTGCTCTCTAATTTTAATGTTTAGATAG